One stretch of Roseimicrobium sp. ORNL1 DNA includes these proteins:
- a CDS encoding glycosyl hydrolase family 18 protein encodes MTWWKRLLNSVRRIAAALLTLGAVAWVAYQLWHPGMVITDGRHDRQTNGIWLAHGWLGADSWFIEHGKQAEMPRYRDPDNVKALAEKLRRHGVTDVFPHLCPTSYKGELAPVSPMHVEAFLDAFDGFRVIPWVGGVKGVSVRMTDPAWRKTFAASIAKFMADHPRLAGVQVNVEPLPSGTPEFLLLLEEVRAAMPVGKVLSVAAYPPPTRWHPFPEIHWEESYFREVSRRCDQMVVMMYDAGQDLGKPYQHLMRDWTREVLQWSEGSRVLLGVPAYDDTGVGYHHPRVENIENALQGIHRGLGDTGLLPVYQGIAIYSEWEMTDDEWEQLRRGFLKQ; translated from the coding sequence ATGACCTGGTGGAAACGACTCCTGAACTCCGTGCGGCGCATCGCTGCCGCCTTGCTGACGCTCGGAGCCGTGGCGTGGGTGGCCTATCAGCTCTGGCATCCTGGCATGGTAATCACGGATGGCAGGCATGACCGGCAAACCAATGGCATCTGGCTCGCGCATGGATGGCTGGGAGCAGACTCCTGGTTCATCGAGCATGGCAAGCAAGCGGAGATGCCGCGCTACCGTGATCCTGACAACGTAAAGGCCCTCGCTGAAAAGCTGCGCAGGCACGGCGTCACGGATGTCTTTCCTCATCTCTGTCCCACCAGCTACAAGGGTGAGCTTGCTCCCGTGAGCCCCATGCATGTGGAGGCTTTTCTGGATGCTTTCGACGGTTTTCGGGTGATTCCCTGGGTCGGTGGCGTGAAGGGCGTCAGCGTCCGGATGACAGACCCTGCCTGGCGGAAGACATTCGCCGCAAGCATTGCCAAATTCATGGCGGATCACCCGCGTCTCGCTGGAGTGCAGGTGAATGTGGAGCCTTTGCCTTCCGGCACCCCGGAGTTCCTCCTCTTGCTGGAGGAGGTCCGCGCCGCCATGCCCGTGGGTAAGGTCCTCTCCGTCGCCGCTTATCCCCCGCCCACCCGCTGGCATCCCTTCCCAGAAATTCACTGGGAGGAAAGTTACTTCCGCGAAGTGAGCCGCCGCTGCGACCAGATGGTGGTGATGATGTACGATGCCGGCCAGGATCTTGGGAAGCCCTACCAGCACCTCATGCGTGACTGGACGCGTGAGGTCCTGCAGTGGAGCGAAGGCTCCCGGGTGTTACTTGGCGTGCCGGCCTACGATGACACAGGCGTGGGCTATCACCATCCCAGAGTGGAGAACATCGAGAACGCCCTCCAAGGCATCCACCGTGGCCTCGGTGACACCGGCCTGCTGCCCGTGTATCAGGGCATCGCCATCTACTCAGAGTGGGAAATGACGGATGATGAATGGGAGCAACTCCGCCGTGGCTTTCTGAAGCAATGA
- a CDS encoding aspartyl/asparaginyl beta-hydroxylase domain-containing protein, producing the protein MSAPASATPASQVPAPLPPPTSDHALGKLPLKAYDRTHRIKPATSGWAKKLEDLQDWIEDVVARFSPLGDPPVYSNEHFEWIPEVEADWKKVRAELDNVMQYRDSMPSFQDIMKEVGAIQTDDQWKTFFLKAVGMDCEQNAARCPETMKVLEKLPGVTTAFFSILSPRKHIPSHRGAWAGILRMHLGLLVPEPREQCRIRIANQTCTWNEGKVLIFDDTWNHEVWNDTPGYRVVLFVDFERPLKWPLSWLNYLVLNLGPLAPFLREVKGKQKAWEKKMWGDKKKK; encoded by the coding sequence ATGTCTGCCCCCGCGTCCGCCACTCCTGCCTCCCAGGTGCCAGCTCCTCTACCGCCGCCGACCTCAGACCATGCGCTGGGGAAGCTGCCGCTGAAGGCGTATGATCGCACCCACCGCATCAAGCCCGCCACCAGCGGTTGGGCGAAGAAGCTCGAAGATCTGCAGGACTGGATTGAGGACGTCGTGGCGCGTTTCTCTCCGCTGGGTGATCCCCCGGTGTACAGCAACGAGCACTTCGAGTGGATTCCCGAAGTCGAGGCAGACTGGAAGAAGGTCCGCGCCGAGCTGGATAACGTGATGCAGTACCGCGACTCGATGCCCAGCTTTCAGGACATCATGAAAGAGGTCGGTGCCATCCAGACGGATGACCAGTGGAAGACTTTCTTCCTCAAGGCCGTGGGCATGGACTGCGAGCAAAATGCGGCTCGCTGCCCGGAGACCATGAAGGTGCTGGAGAAGCTCCCCGGAGTGACCACTGCCTTTTTCTCCATCCTCTCGCCGCGCAAGCACATCCCTTCCCATCGCGGTGCCTGGGCGGGCATCCTGCGCATGCATCTGGGCCTTCTGGTGCCGGAGCCTCGTGAGCAGTGCCGCATCCGCATCGCCAATCAGACCTGCACCTGGAACGAGGGCAAGGTACTCATCTTCGACGACACCTGGAACCATGAAGTGTGGAATGACACCCCCGGCTACCGCGTCGTGTTGTTCGTCGACTTCGAGCGCCCGCTGAAGTGGCCGCTGAGCTGGCTCAACTACCTGGTGCTTAATCTGGGCCCGCTGGCTCCCTTCCTGCGTGAAGTGAAGGGCAAGCAGAAGGCGTGGGAGAAGAAGATGTGGGGCGACAAGAAGAAAAAGTAA
- a CDS encoding SGNH/GDSL hydrolase family protein has protein sequence MRPRTFLLSILTIAGSIALGVQSSSAADAPAKKRVLILGDSISIGYTPFVQKMLADEMVVLRPMRGDKPENCSGTTYGVENVARWLQIDGGKWDVIHFNWGLHDLKHVKPDGKASDSATDPPQATVEVYEKNLRDIVAKLKATGAKLVFGTTTPVPEGKMAVYRTDADAVKYNAAALKVMKENGIAVDDLYTFAKPQLAEIQKQPANVHFTDKGSEALAGEVVKAVRQALK, from the coding sequence ATGAGACCGCGCACCTTCCTTCTCTCCATCCTGACCATCGCTGGCAGCATCGCACTCGGCGTCCAGTCGTCATCAGCTGCAGATGCTCCGGCAAAGAAGCGTGTGCTCATCCTGGGGGATTCCATCTCCATTGGTTACACACCGTTTGTGCAGAAGATGCTCGCGGATGAAATGGTGGTGCTGCGTCCAATGCGCGGAGACAAGCCGGAGAACTGCAGCGGCACGACCTATGGCGTGGAGAACGTGGCTCGCTGGCTGCAGATCGATGGTGGCAAGTGGGATGTGATCCACTTCAACTGGGGCCTGCACGACCTCAAGCATGTGAAACCCGATGGCAAGGCCTCCGATTCCGCCACGGATCCACCGCAGGCCACCGTGGAGGTGTATGAGAAGAACCTCCGCGACATCGTGGCCAAGCTGAAGGCCACGGGCGCGAAGCTCGTCTTCGGCACCACCACCCCGGTGCCCGAGGGCAAAATGGCGGTCTATCGTACCGATGCGGATGCCGTGAAATACAACGCCGCCGCGCTGAAGGTAATGAAGGAAAACGGCATTGCGGTGGATGACCTCTACACCTTCGCCAAGCCACAGCTCGCGGAGATTCAGAAGCAGCCCGCGAATGTGCACTTCACCGACAAGGGATCCGAAGCGCTGGCAGGCGAAGTAGTGAAAGCGGTGCGGCAGGCCCTGAAGTAG
- a CDS encoding lipase family protein — protein MPGQLPPPTEDVLFPPCDSFDFFRTCEAHPFDASATSYSKVNASWLADASLLAYSEESVVREVYRKAGFADVMALNNHGTQAYIASSRNVAIVSFRGTRVAKRFSSEEFKNVVADWITDLRFALAESSHGGFVHLGFKDALGVIWEPLRESIMSLLRDEPNRPIWMTGHSLGAALATLAAARLGHVKGVYTFGSPRVGDASFHADYHVPTFRIVHQDDIITRVPIYSSFVPPRVEVGLYKHVGEFVLIDSYGGIQTNPDLWTEAGNLIEAQLGAFVTASGIFRHGLLWALSPSAFYNHSPLYYALQMRL, from the coding sequence ATGCCAGGCCAACTCCCTCCTCCTACCGAAGACGTGCTCTTCCCACCATGCGATTCGTTTGACTTCTTCAGGACTTGCGAGGCGCACCCTTTTGATGCCAGTGCGACGTCATACAGCAAAGTCAACGCCTCTTGGTTGGCAGACGCCTCTCTGTTGGCATACTCTGAAGAGTCGGTCGTGCGTGAAGTGTATCGCAAGGCAGGCTTTGCTGACGTTATGGCTTTAAATAACCATGGTACCCAGGCGTACATTGCCTCTAGTAGAAATGTGGCCATAGTGAGTTTCAGGGGGACTCGGGTGGCCAAACGGTTCTCCTCAGAAGAGTTCAAAAATGTAGTCGCAGACTGGATTACCGATCTCAGATTCGCACTTGCGGAATCTTCTCACGGAGGCTTTGTCCATCTCGGTTTCAAGGATGCTCTGGGCGTGATTTGGGAGCCTCTCCGCGAGTCAATTATGTCTCTGCTGAGGGATGAGCCTAATCGTCCGATTTGGATGACTGGTCATAGCTTGGGTGCAGCACTCGCAACTCTTGCGGCTGCTCGTTTGGGACACGTGAAAGGAGTTTATACTTTCGGATCACCACGAGTTGGCGACGCCAGCTTTCACGCAGACTATCACGTGCCGACCTTTCGGATTGTGCATCAAGATGACATTATTACGAGGGTGCCCATTTACAGCAGCTTTGTTCCACCTCGGGTTGAAGTCGGGCTCTACAAGCATGTCGGAGAGTTTGTGTTGATTGACAGCTATGGGGGCATTCAGACCAATCCCGATCTGTGGACTGAGGCTGGGAATCTTATCGAGGCTCAGCTTGGAGCTTTTGTGACTGCCAGCGGCATCTTTCGCCATGGCTTGTTGTGGGCCTTGAGCCCCAGCGCTTTTTACAATCACTCGCCACTTTACTACGCCCTGCAGATGCGGCTGTAG